CGCCGGTCTCGCGCGCCACCTGCTCGGCGGGGCGGGTGGAGACGGTGCTCTCGCAGAAGACCACGGGGATGTGGTTCTGCTTCACCCCGTCGATCACCGCGCGGACCTGCTGCGGCGTGCCCATCTGGTCGGCGTTCATCGGCCAGAGGTAGAGCTCCTTCATGCCGAAATCGCGGGCGAGGTAGCTGAACGCCCCCTCGCAGGTGACCAGCCAGCGCTGCTCCTCGGGGATGGCGGCGATGCGGGCGCGCAGCGGCTCGAGCGCGCTCTTCAACTCTTCCTTGTAGGCCGCGGCGTTGGCGGCATAGGTCGCGGCGTTGGCGGGGTCGTGCTCGGCGAAGGCGGCGGCGATGTTGTCAATGTAGATCCCGGCGTTGCCGAGCCCCATCCAGGCATGCGGGTTGGGCTTGCCCTCGTAGCTGCCGGCCGAGATCGGGATGGTGTCGATCCCCTCCGAGAGGGTCACCGAGGGCACGCCCTGAAGGTTCGACAGGAACTGCTCGAACCAGCGCTCGAGGTTCAGCCCGTTCCACAGGATGAGATCCGCCCCCTGCGCCCGCACGATGTCGCGCGGGGTGGGCTCGTAGCCGTGGATCTCGGCGCCCGGCTTGGTGACCGAGACCACCTCGGCGGCGTCGCCCGCGACCTGCGCGGCCATGTCGGCGAGCACGGTGAAGGTGGTCACCACCTTCATCTTGGCCTCGGCGGCGGCGGGCAGGGCGATCAGCAGGCCAAGCGCGGCAAGCGCGGTGACGGGCCGGGGGCAGGCGGGCATCTGGGTCCTCCTCAGGTCAGGGCGCGGGGAAAATGCGCGGACGAGTCCCCGAAATGTAAATGCGAGGCATTCGCATGAGTCAAGCTAGATGCGACTCGTTCGCATTTATGTGCGGTCCCGCGCCACGCGACCGCGCTTCCCGCCGCGGCGCGGTTGCCACGTTCCGGGTCCGGGGCTATCAAACTGACCTGAACAGGAGTTGCCCATGACCGCGGTTTCGACGGATTTTGCCCAGGCCTTGCGCGATGCGGGGCTGCGCGTGACGCAGCAGCGCATGATCGTGATGTCCGTGCTGATGGACTCCATCGACCATCCCAACGCCGACGAGCTCTTTGCCCGGACCAAGGCGATCGACGGCTCGGTCTCCTTCGCCACGGTCTACCGGACCCTCGCGGCGCTGGAGGAGGCGGGGCTGATCCGCAAGCTCAGCTTCGAGGACGAGCCGGCGCGCTTCGAGGTGACCCCGGCCTCGGACCATGACCACCTCGTCGACGTCGACACCGGCGAGGTCATCGAGATCGAGAGCCCGGAGATCGAGCAGCTGCGGCGCGAACTGGTCGAGCGGCTCGGTTACGAGATCATCAGCCACAACACGCTGATCCGGGCTCGCCGCAAGCCGCGCTCCTGACCCTGTCCGGCCCGCTACCTTTCATCTTTCCGCAAATACTCACCGGCGCCGCGATGGCCGGAGGTCGCACCGTGAGTATTTTGGGAAAGATGAAGCCAGAGGCGATTTGCTCCGCCGCCGCGCTCGGATAGTGTCGGCTCATGGATTCGGGGATCGACTGGCACTGGGCGCGCGCGGCGCTGGACTGGCAGCTTGAGCTGGGCGCCGACGAGGCGATCGGCGAGGCGCCGGTCGACCGCTTTGCGCTGGAAGCGGCGGAGCAGGCGGCGCGGGCGCGGCCCGTGGAGCCGCGCCCCGAGCGCGGCGCCACCCCGGCCCCGATGGCCGAGCCGGCGGGGCCGGATCCCGTGCTGGTGGCGCGCGAGATGGCGCGCGGGGCGGGCAGCCTCGAGGCGCTGCGCGCGGCCATGGAGGCCTTTGACTTCTGCGAGCTGAAGCGCGGCGCGCGCAATCTCGTCTTCGGCGACGGGGTGCCGGGCGCAAGGGTGATGATCGTCGGCGAGGCGCCGGGCCGCGAGGAGGACCTGCAGGGCAAGCCCTTCGTCGGGCCCGCCGGGCAGCTGCTCGACCGGATGCTGGCGGCGATCGGGCTCGACCGCGCCAGTTCGGTCTACATCACCAACGTGCTGCCCTGGCGGCCGCCGCAGAACCGCGAGCCGCAGCCGGACGAGATCGCCATGATGAAGCCGTTCCTGTCGCGGCACATCGCGCTGGCCGATCCCGACCTGCTGGTGGTCATGGGCAACATCTCCTGCGACGCGCTGCTCGGCCGGCGCGGCATCACGAAATTGCGTGGCAACTGGGCCGAGGCCGAGGGCCGCCCGGTGCTGCCGATGTTCCACCCCGCCTACCTGCTGCGCCAGCCCGCCGCGAAGCGCCAGGCCTGGGCCGACCTGCTCGAGCTGCAGGCCAGGCTGAAGGCGCTGGGGTGAGAGCGGCGCGGGCCGGGCGCGGATGTGCCGGGGCCGCGCTCTGGCTGCTGCTCTGCGCCGCGCTTGCCGGCGAGGCGCGGGCCGACGGCTTCGCGCCCGATTACACGGCGCTGTTCGACGACAACGCGGGCGCGGTCGAGGAGCCCTCGCCGGGGTTCGAGGTGCTGGAACTGCCGGGTCCGGTGATCCTCACCCGCCGCGACGGCGCGGGGGTGCGGGCCGAGGACCAGAGCGGCCACGGCCCCGCCGGCTGCGCGCTGGAGCGGCTGGTCGAGATCACCGCCGCCGTGCAGCTCTGCCCCGACCTGCTGACCATCGCCGAGCGCGACCGGCTGGCGAGCCTCTTGCGCCGCGCCGCCCGCTTTGCCGCCGAGAACACCTATCCGCCGCTGTCCGACGAGGAGCGCGAGGACGCGCTGGCGGCGGAGCTGGCCAAGGCGCGGCTGGCGCAGGGCGGCACCTGCCCGCAGCCCGAGACCGAGGCCGACTGGGTGCGCTTTGCCCGCAGCCTGGCCACCGACGCCGCCGCCCGCCGATTCGCGCATATCTTCGCCGTGCCGCGACTGCCGGTGGCGCAGCCCTGTCCCTGACGCTAAAGCTGCCTTGGACGCCCGAAACACCCGAGCCCTGATGGAGCCCGCATGAGCCGCATCGACGAAACCCGAGAGTTCATCCCCGTCCGCATCGCGGTGCTGACCGTGAGCGACACCCGCGGCCTTGCCGAGGACCGCTCGGGCGACGCGCTGGTGCAGCGGCTGACCGATGCCGGGCACCTGCTGGCGGATCGCGCAATCGTGAAGGACGACCGCGCGGCCATTTCCGGCCAGCTGCGGGCCTGGATCGCCGATGCGCAGGTCGACGTGATCCTCTCGACCGGCGGCACCGGGCTCACCGGGCGCGACGTGACGGTCGAGGCGCACAGGGATGTCTACGAGAAGGAGATCGAGGCCTTCGGCACGGTCTTCACCATGATTTCCATGCAGAAAATAGGCACTTCTGCGGTCCAGTCGCGGGCCACGGGCGGGGTTGCGGGGGGCACCTACCTGTTTGCGCTGCCCGGCAGCACGGGGGCCTGCAAGGACGCCTGGGACGAGATCCTGCGCTGGCAGCTCGACTATCGGCACATGCCCTGCAACTTCGTCGAGATTTTTCCACGTCTCGAGGAACACAAGCGACGGAAATGATACACTCCCGCGTATCTTGGTGACGGCTTGGATTGCACCCGGCCCCGGGCGTAAGCTGAATGCAGCCAGACAGGGGGGCGCGGCCCCTCCATTTCGCGGGACGATCACATGCGGTTTCTTCGGCGGAGCCTCGTCGGGCTCTTTCTCCTTTCGCTGACGCTGGGGCTGCTGGCCTGGGCCGGGCTGCTGGTGCAGGGCGCGGTGCAGGCCTACCTGGCCGACACGCCGCACCTGCCGCAGGCGCGCGAGAGGGTCTTCGCCGTGAACGTGACGCCGGTGCGGCTGGAAACCGTCGCCCCCGAGATGACCGCCTTCGGCGAGATCCAGAGCCGCCGGACGCTCGAGCTGCGCAGCGCCGTGGGCGGCACGCTGATCGATCTCGCGCCCGAGTTCGTCGAGGGCGGGCGGGTCGCGGCGGGCACGCTGCTGGCGCGCATCGACCCGGCGGACATGATGGCCGAGGTGGAGCGTGCGCAGAGCGCGCTCAAGGATGCCGAGGCCGAGCGCCGCGAGGCGATCCGCGCGGTCGAGCTCGAGAAGGACGCGCTGGCCGCGGCCGAGGAACAGGCCGCGCTGCGCCAGCGCGCCTACCAGCGGCAGGCCGACCTGCAGACCCGCGGCGTCGGCACCTCGGCGCTGGTGGAGGAAGCCGAGCTCTCCGCCTCGTCGGCGCGGCAGGCGGTGGTGACCCGCAGGCAGGCGCTGGCGCAGGCCGAGGCGCGCGTCGACCAGAGCACGACCTCGCTCACCCGGGCGCACATCGCGCTCGACGAGGCGCAGCGGCGGCTCGGCGAGACCGAGATCCGCGCCGAGTTCGATGCCCAGCTCGAGGATGTCTCGGTGGTCGGCGGGCGGCGGGTCTCGGCGAACGAGATGCTGGCGACGCTGGTGGACCCGGCGGCGCTCGAGGTGGCCTTCCGCGTCTCGACCCAGCAGTACCTGCAACTCCTGAACGCCTCGGACCGCCCGCGCGAGCTGCCGGTGACGGTGACGCTCGATTTCTACGGCGCCTCGGTGAGCAGCCCGGGCACGCTGACGCGCGAGGGCGCGGCGGTGGGCGAGGGCCAGACCGGGCGGCTGCTCTTTGCCGCGCTCGACGCGCCGCGCGGCTTCAAGCCCGGCGATTTCGTCACGGTGAAGATCGCCGAGCCCGAGCTCGAGCAGGTCGCGCTGCTGCCCGCCACGGCGGTCGGTCCGGCGGGCGACGTGCTGGTGCTGGGCGACGAGGAGCGGCTCGAGGCGGTGCAGGTCGACCTGCTGCGCCGGCAGGGGGACGACGTGATCCTCCACGCCAGCGCGCTCGACGGGCGGCTGGTGGTGGCCGAGCGCACGCCGCTGCTGGGCGCCGGCATCAAGGTGCGCCCGCTCAATACCGAGACCGCGAGCGGTCCGACCGGCCCCGACATGCAGGCCGAGGCCACCATGCTCGAGCTGACCGAGGAGCGCCGGGCGCGGCTCGTCGCCTTCATCGAGGGCAACGACCGCATGCCCGCCGAGGCCAAGCAGCGCCTGCTGGCGCAGCTCTCGGAGCCGATGGTGCCCGCGCAGGTGATCGAGCGGCTCGAAGCGCGGATGGGGGGCTGAGCCGATGCGGCACATCCCCGGCCCGATCGCGGGACAGGCAAGCGGTATCCTGAGCTATTTCACCCGCCACCGGACCGTGGCCAACCTGCTGCTGGTGATCCTCGTCGGCGCGGGGCTGCTGGCCGTGCCGAACATGCGCGCGCAGTATTTCCCCGACGTGATCGAGGACGAGATCGACGTCAGCGTCAAATGGGAGGGCGCCGGGGCGCAGGATATCGACAACGCCATCGTGCAGCTGCTCGAGCCGGTGCTGCTGGCGGTCGAGGGCGTGGTGGCGACCGAGAGCCTCTCGCGAGAGGGATCGGCGCGGATCGAGCTCGAGTTCGAGCCGAACTACAACATGGCCAAGGCACTCGACGACGTGCAGACGGCGGTGGATTCGGTCGACAACCTGCCCGAGCAGGCGGACGATCCGCAGGTGACCGCGGGCGGCTGGCGCGACCGGGTGACCGACGTGGTGATCACCGGGCCCGTGGGCGTCGACCAGCTTGGCCGCTTCGCCGACGAGTTCGTGGTGCGGCTCTTCGCCGAGGGCGTGACGCGCACCACCATCCGCGGCGTCGCCGCGCCGCAGATCGTGGTCGAGGTGCCGACGGCGAACCTGCTGGGCTACGACGTCACCATGCAGCAGATCGCCGATGCGATCTCGGCCGAGGTGGATGCCGCCCCCGCCGGCGACGTGAGCGGCGCCAATGCCCGCGTCCGCGCCGGGGTCGAGAAGCGCGCGCTGCGCGACATCTCGGCGATCGTGCTGCGCTCGGAGCCCGACGGCAGCAAGCTGACCATCGGCGACGTGGCGCTGCTGCGCGAGGAGGGCATCGACCGCGAGCGCGCCTATTACGTCGGCGACCACCCGGCGATCTCGGTGCGGGTCGACCGCTCGGCCGAGGGCGACGCGATCAAGATACAGGATACGGTCGCCAAGGTGGCGCGCGAGTTCCAGTCGGTGCTGCCCGAGGGCACCACCGTCGATCTCATCCGCACCCGCGCCGAGGCGATCACCAACCGGCTCGACCTGCTGCTGCACAACGGCCTCTCGGGGCTGGTGCTGGTGGTGGGGCTGCTGTTCCTCTTCCTCAACGCGCGCACCGCGCTCTGGGTGGCGGCGGGCATTCCGACCTCGATGCTGGCGGCGCTGGCGCTGATGTATGCCTCGGGCCTGACGCTCAACATGATCTCGCTCTTCGCGCTGATCATCACGCTCGGCATCGTGGTGGACGATGCGATCGTGGTGGGCGAGCACGCCGACCACCTCCACCGCCGGCGCGGGCTCGCCCCGGTCGAGGCCGCCGAGACCGCGGCGCGGCGCATGGCGCTGCCGGTGTTCAGCTCGACCCTGACCACGGTCATCGCCTTCTTCGGCCTCACCGCCATCAGCGGCCGCTTCGGCGAGATGATCTCGGACATTCCCTTCACGGTCATCGTGGTGCTGCTGGCGAGCCTCGTCGAATGCTTCCTGATCCTGCCCAACCACATGGCCCATGCCATCGCCAAGTCGACCGAGGAGCACTGGTACGACTGGCCCTCGCGCATGGTGAACCGCGGCTTCCGCTGGATGCGCGAGACGCTGTTCCGCCCGTTCATGGCCGGGGTCATCGCGGCGCGCTACGTGGTGCTGGCCGGGGCGGTGCTGCTTCTGGCCTCGCAGGCGGCGAGCTTCATCCGCGGCGACGTGGTCTGGCGCTTCTTCAACTCGCCCGAGCAGCCCTCGGTCAGCGGCAACTTCGCCATGGCGCCCGGCGCCAGCCGCGAGGACACGCTCGAGCAGATGCGCGCGCTGCAGCGCGCCACCGAGGAACTGGGCGCCGAGTACGAGGCGAAATACGGCCGCAATCCGCTCGACTACGTGATCGCCGAGATCGGCGGCAACTCCGGGCGCGAGCTGGCCGAGGCCGAGAACAAGGACCCCGACCAGCTGGGCGCCATCTCGATCGAGCTGATCGAGCCCGACTTCCGCCCCTATTCCAGCTTCCAGTTCGTCGCCGACCTGCAGGAGCGGGTCGAGCAGCACCCGCTGGTCGAGGTGATCAGCTTCCGCGGCTGGCGTTCCGGTCCCGGCGGCGACGCGCTCGACGTGCAGTTCTACGGCGCCGATGCCGAGACGCTGAAACACGCGGCCGAGGATCTGAAGACCGCGGTGATGCGCTACCCCGAGGTCTCGGCGGTCGAGGACAACCTCTCCTACGACAAGGACGAGCTGGTGCTCGAGCTGACCCCGCAGGGGCAGGCGCTGGGGCTGACGGTGGACGATCTCGGCCGGGTGCTGCGCGGCCGCATCGGCGGCATCGAGGCGGCGACCTTCCCGGTCGGGCCGCGCAGCGCCGAGGTGCGGGTCGAGCTGCCGGAAAGCGAGCAGACCGCCGATTTCCTCGAGCGCACGCAGATCCGCACCCCCGAGGGCGCCTACGTTCAGCTGGCCGACATCGTCCGGGTCGAGCGGACAAGCGGCTTTTCCACCGTGCGGCGCGAGAACGGGCTGCGCACGGTCTCGGTCACCGGTGACATTTCCGAGGACGACGCCGAGCGCGCCGGCGAGATCATGCAGGCGCTGCAGGACGAGATCCTGCCCGCCATCGCCGCGCAGCGGCAGGTCGAGTACACCCTGTCGGGCCTCGCCGAGGACGAACAGGACTTTCTTGCCGACGCGGGCACCGGGCTCGTGCTGGTGCTGCTGGGCATCTACCTCGTGCTGGCCTGGGTCTTCGCCAGCTGGACACGGCCGCTGGTGGTGATGGCGGTGATCCCCTTCGGCCTTGTCGGGGCGGTCTACGGCCACGCGCTCTGGGACGTGCCGCTGTCGATGTTCACCGTGGTCGGGCTGCTCGGCATGACCGGGATCATCATCAACGATTCCATCGTGCTGGTCAGCCAGATCGACGAATACGCCCCCGACCGGGGCATCTTCCAGGCGATCATCGACGGCGCGGCGGACCGGCTGCGCCCGGTGTTCCTGACCTCGGCGACGACGGTGCTCGGCCTTGCGCCGCTGCTCTACGAGCGCAGCTCGGACGCACAGTTCCTGAAGCCGACGGTGATCACGCTGGTCTACGGGCTCGGCTTCGGCATGATCCTCGTGCTGCTGGTGGTCCCGGCGCTGCTGGCGGCGCAGCACGACATCACCCGGCGCATCGCGGCGGCGCGCCGCGGCGCGCGGCACCGCCACGGGCGGGTGCGGGCGCTGGTGCTCGGGCTCGGCGCGCTGGTGCTGGGCTGGCTCGGCGTGACCATGGGCAGCCTCTTCGTCCAGGGCACGCTGCCGCAGGCGCTGCAGCTGTCCGCGCTGGCCGGGCTGCCCGAGCAGGTGGCGGGCTTCGTGCTCTTCACCGGCGGCGTGGCGCTGCTGCTGGGGCTGGTGTGGCTGGTGGTGCTGGCGATGACGCTGCGCCGCGCGCGGGCAGGGGCCTAGGCGGGGCGGTCCGGGCGGGCGCGGTCCTGCCCGGAAAAGCGGCTCAGCCGCAGCCCTGGATGTCTACCGCCGCGTCTCCGCCGAGCACGGTGAAGCGCAGCTTCGAGCGGTCGAGGGCGAAGGGCTTGCCCTCCATGTGCATCAGACGCGTCTCGCTGACCAGCGTGCCGCCGACGCGGCTGGTCTTCGGCTCCGAGGCCCAGAGCTCGGGTTGCCCGGCCTCGACCACCGTCTCCTCCGCGCCGCCGATGGCGGGCATGTCGATCTCGGTGCGCAGGGTGATACCGCCCTTGGCCGGGCTGACGCTGCAGCGCACCGCGCTGACCCGCGCCTCGCGGGCGGTGAAGGGCGCCTCGGCCAGCGCCGCGGCGATCATCGGATCGACGGTGACGGTGTCGGGCAGCATCGCCTCGAGGTGCAGCGTCTGCGGCACGCAGATGTCGCTGCAGACGCCGATCATCATGTTGGCCTCGAGCGTGACCGGCCCGCCGCTGCCCGAGATGCGCAGCGGCAGCACCAGCTCGCCCTTGTAGCCGACCGAGCGGGCGCCGGACTGGCGGAACACGTGCGGCGTCGGCCAGAGCGCGGTGACCCGCGCGACGTTGTCCGAGCCGCTCCAGTCGAAGACCGGCGGGATGCCCGCCTCGCCCGGCGCGCGCCAGTAGGTCTTCCACCCGGGCGCCAGCCGCAGGTGCAACGCGGCCATGTGGTCGCCGTTGGGCAGGCGCCATCCGGGGCGCAGCTCGGCGGTGACCGGCTCATCGGCGCCGGCGGCGGCGGGGGCCAGGGGCACCATTCCGAGGGTGCAAAGACAGCTCAGGACTCTGAAGACATTGCGCATCATGAATTTCAAATGGCGCTTCGCCGCGCTTCTGCCAAGTCACATTGCAGCGAGAGGGGTCTGTTTGAGGGCTGATGTGTGCTTGCACCCTCAGGTCCGGAAGGTCACACTCGACGGAAAGATTTCAGAAAGGTCCTCATGACCCACGCCCAGATCGCCTCCGGCGCCACCGACCTGACCGGCTCCGTGCTGATCGCCATGCCCGGCATGGGCGACGAGCGTTTCGAACATGCGGTGATCTACCTCTGCGCCCATTCCGACGAGGGGGCCATGGGGCTCATCGTCAACAAGCCCTCGGCGGACGTGACGCTGGAGGGGCTGTTCGAGCAGCTGGGAATCGATGCCGCGCCCGGATCGCACCCGGAGCCGGTGCATTTCGGCGGCCCGGTCGAGATGGGCCGCGGTTTCGTGCTGCATTCCGCCGACTACCGCTCGGAGCTGACCACGCTGCAGGTGGACGACGGCTTCTCGATGACCGGCACGCTCGACGTGCTCGAGCATATCGCGCGCGGCGACGGGCCGGATGACTGGATCGCCATGCTCGGCTACGCCGGCTGGGGGCCGGGGCAGCTCGAGGGGGAGCTGGCGCAGAACGCCTGGCTGGTCTGCCCGGCGAGCCGCGAGCTGGTGTTCGGCACGCCCGACGCCGGCAAGTGGGGCGCGGCGCTCGACAGCCTCGGCATCGCGGCGCTGGCGCTCTCGGGCGAGGGCGGGCGCGCCTGAGGGCAACCTGCGGGCAAGGGGTCACTTCCCTGCCGACGGTGCCTTTCATCTTTCTCCAAATACTCCTGCCGGAGGCGCAGGGCCGCGCGGCGCAGGAGTATTTGTGGAAAGATGAAAGCCGCGCGTTCCGCCTCAGCGGGGAGCGGCGGCGCGGCTCAGCCGGTCGTTGACCGCGACGCCCGCGCCGACATGCGGGATGGGGGCCACGGCGATCACCTCGGCGCCGCTGGCATCGAGCCGGTGCAGGTGCGCGAAGAGGTTGCTCGCGGCCTCGGTGAGATCGCCGCTGCGCGAGAGGTTGAGATCGCATTCCATGTCGCCGAAGCCGAGCCGCGCCTCGCCCTCGCGCCACTCGGCGGCGTTGAGGCGCATGCGCGCGCGCGGCGCGTAATGCGAGGCGGTCTGGCCGGGGGCGGAGATCGCCTCGCCGTCCTGCCGCCGCATCACCGGGTGGCCGAGTGCCTCTGAGAGCTGCTCGGCGCTGATGCCGCCGGGGCGCAGCAGGGTGGGGCGGCCCGAGAGGCCGAGGATCGTGCTCTCGATCCCGACCGTGCAGGGCCCGCCGTCGAGCACCGCGGCGATGCGCCCGTCGAGCGTTGCCAGCACGTGATCGGCGGTGGTCGGGCTGATGCGTCCCGAGCGGTTCGCCGAGGGGCCGGCGAGCGGGCCGCCGAACTCGGTCAGCAGCTTGCGCGCCAGCGGCGCGGCGGGCAGGCGCACGGCGAGCGTGTCGAGCCCGGCGGTCACCCGCTCGGAGAGGCCCGCATCCTCGCGGATCGGCAGCACCAGCGTCAGCGGGCCGGGCCAGAAGGCCTGGGCGATGTTCTCGGCGGTGCCGGACCAGCGCACCAGCTCCTTGGCGTGCTCGATGCTGGGCACGTGCACGATCAGCGGGTTGAAGCTGGGGCGGCCCTTGGCCTCGTAGATTCCCGCCACGGCGGCGTCGATGCGGGCATCCGCGCCGAGCCCGTAGACCGTCTCGGTCGGGAAGGCGACGAGCCTGCCCTCGCGCAGCAGTTCGGCGGCGCGGGCGATGCCGGCCTCGTCGGCGGGCAGGCGCAGGGTAGAGGTGTCGGCCATCGTGCTATCCGTGACGCTGCGTTCCGTTTGGTCAGTGGCGCGCCATGGTCTTAGGGTCGCACCGAAATCGTGGGATCCTCCCTAAACGAGGGGACCCGCCTTGCCAACCAGGATCGGAGGACCTGCCATGCCCTATCGCGCGCCCGTCGCTGAATTGACCTTTCTTCTGAAGGAGGTGGTCGGCTTCGACGAGGTGGCCGCGACGGCGCGCTACGCCGAGGCCACGCCGGACATGGTGCAGGCGGTTCTGGGCGAGGCCGGGCGCATCTGCGACGAGGTGCTGGCGCCGCTCAACCGCGCGGGCGACCTGCGGGGCGCGGTGCTCGAGAACGGCGTGCTGCGCAGCTCG
The window above is part of the Salipiger sp. H15 genome. Proteins encoded here:
- the moaB gene encoding molybdenum cofactor biosynthesis protein B is translated as MSRIDETREFIPVRIAVLTVSDTRGLAEDRSGDALVQRLTDAGHLLADRAIVKDDRAAISGQLRAWIADAQVDVILSTGGTGLTGRDVTVEAHRDVYEKEIEAFGTVFTMISMQKIGTSAVQSRATGGVAGGTYLFALPGSTGACKDAWDEILRWQLDYRHMPCNFVEIFPRLEEHKRRK
- a CDS encoding L-threonylcarbamoyladenylate synthase translates to MADTSTLRLPADEAGIARAAELLREGRLVAFPTETVYGLGADARIDAAVAGIYEAKGRPSFNPLIVHVPSIEHAKELVRWSGTAENIAQAFWPGPLTLVLPIREDAGLSERVTAGLDTLAVRLPAAPLARKLLTEFGGPLAGPSANRSGRISPTTADHVLATLDGRIAAVLDGGPCTVGIESTILGLSGRPTLLRPGGISAEQLSEALGHPVMRRQDGEAISAPGQTASHYAPRARMRLNAAEWREGEARLGFGDMECDLNLSRSGDLTEAASNLFAHLHRLDASGAEVIAVAPIPHVGAGVAVNDRLSRAAAPR
- a CDS encoding uracil-DNA glycosylase, which encodes MDSGIDWHWARAALDWQLELGADEAIGEAPVDRFALEAAEQAARARPVEPRPERGATPAPMAEPAGPDPVLVAREMARGAGSLEALRAAMEAFDFCELKRGARNLVFGDGVPGARVMIVGEAPGREEDLQGKPFVGPAGQLLDRMLAAIGLDRASSVYITNVLPWRPPQNREPQPDEIAMMKPFLSRHIALADPDLLVVMGNISCDALLGRRGITKLRGNWAEAEGRPVLPMFHPAYLLRQPAAKRQAWADLLELQARLKALG
- a CDS encoding protein-disulfide reductase DsbD domain-containing protein, producing the protein MVPLAPAAAGADEPVTAELRPGWRLPNGDHMAALHLRLAPGWKTYWRAPGEAGIPPVFDWSGSDNVARVTALWPTPHVFRQSGARSVGYKGELVLPLRISGSGGPVTLEANMMIGVCSDICVPQTLHLEAMLPDTVTVDPMIAAALAEAPFTAREARVSAVRCSVSPAKGGITLRTEIDMPAIGGAEETVVEAGQPELWASEPKTSRVGGTLVSETRLMHMEGKPFALDRSKLRFTVLGGDAAVDIQGCG
- a CDS encoding metal ABC transporter substrate-binding protein → MPACPRPVTALAALGLLIALPAAAEAKMKVVTTFTVLADMAAQVAGDAAEVVSVTKPGAEIHGYEPTPRDIVRAQGADLILWNGLNLERWFEQFLSNLQGVPSVTLSEGIDTIPISAGSYEGKPNPHAWMGLGNAGIYIDNIAAAFAEHDPANAATYAANAAAYKEELKSALEPLRARIAAIPEEQRWLVTCEGAFSYLARDFGMKELYLWPMNADQMGTPQQVRAVIDGVKQNHIPVVFCESTVSTRPAEQVARETGASYGGVLYVDSLSEPDGPVPSYLDLLTVTSRTIAEGLEAGLEKQEAAQ
- a CDS encoding Fur family transcriptional regulator translates to MTAVSTDFAQALRDAGLRVTQQRMIVMSVLMDSIDHPNADELFARTKAIDGSVSFATVYRTLAALEEAGLIRKLSFEDEPARFEVTPASDHDHLVDVDTGEVIEIESPEIEQLRRELVERLGYEIISHNTLIRARRKPRS
- a CDS encoding HlyD family efflux transporter periplasmic adaptor subunit, whose product is MRFLRRSLVGLFLLSLTLGLLAWAGLLVQGAVQAYLADTPHLPQARERVFAVNVTPVRLETVAPEMTAFGEIQSRRTLELRSAVGGTLIDLAPEFVEGGRVAAGTLLARIDPADMMAEVERAQSALKDAEAERREAIRAVELEKDALAAAEEQAALRQRAYQRQADLQTRGVGTSALVEEAELSASSARQAVVTRRQALAQAEARVDQSTTSLTRAHIALDEAQRRLGETEIRAEFDAQLEDVSVVGGRRVSANEMLATLVDPAALEVAFRVSTQQYLQLLNASDRPRELPVTVTLDFYGASVSSPGTLTREGAAVGEGQTGRLLFAALDAPRGFKPGDFVTVKIAEPELEQVALLPATAVGPAGDVLVLGDEERLEAVQVDLLRRQGDDVILHASALDGRLVVAERTPLLGAGIKVRPLNTETASGPTGPDMQAEATMLELTEERRARLVAFIEGNDRMPAEAKQRLLAQLSEPMVPAQVIERLEARMGG
- a CDS encoding YqgE/AlgH family protein, whose protein sequence is MTHAQIASGATDLTGSVLIAMPGMGDERFEHAVIYLCAHSDEGAMGLIVNKPSADVTLEGLFEQLGIDAAPGSHPEPVHFGGPVEMGRGFVLHSADYRSELTTLQVDDGFSMTGTLDVLEHIARGDGPDDWIAMLGYAGWGPGQLEGELAQNAWLVCPASRELVFGTPDAGKWGAALDSLGIAALALSGEGGRA
- a CDS encoding efflux RND transporter permease subunit: MRHIPGPIAGQASGILSYFTRHRTVANLLLVILVGAGLLAVPNMRAQYFPDVIEDEIDVSVKWEGAGAQDIDNAIVQLLEPVLLAVEGVVATESLSREGSARIELEFEPNYNMAKALDDVQTAVDSVDNLPEQADDPQVTAGGWRDRVTDVVITGPVGVDQLGRFADEFVVRLFAEGVTRTTIRGVAAPQIVVEVPTANLLGYDVTMQQIADAISAEVDAAPAGDVSGANARVRAGVEKRALRDISAIVLRSEPDGSKLTIGDVALLREEGIDRERAYYVGDHPAISVRVDRSAEGDAIKIQDTVAKVAREFQSVLPEGTTVDLIRTRAEAITNRLDLLLHNGLSGLVLVVGLLFLFLNARTALWVAAGIPTSMLAALALMYASGLTLNMISLFALIITLGIVVDDAIVVGEHADHLHRRRGLAPVEAAETAARRMALPVFSSTLTTVIAFFGLTAISGRFGEMISDIPFTVIVVLLASLVECFLILPNHMAHAIAKSTEEHWYDWPSRMVNRGFRWMRETLFRPFMAGVIAARYVVLAGAVLLLASQAASFIRGDVVWRFFNSPEQPSVSGNFAMAPGASREDTLEQMRALQRATEELGAEYEAKYGRNPLDYVIAEIGGNSGRELAEAENKDPDQLGAISIELIEPDFRPYSSFQFVADLQERVEQHPLVEVISFRGWRSGPGGDALDVQFYGADAETLKHAAEDLKTAVMRYPEVSAVEDNLSYDKDELVLELTPQGQALGLTVDDLGRVLRGRIGGIEAATFPVGPRSAEVRVELPESEQTADFLERTQIRTPEGAYVQLADIVRVERTSGFSTVRRENGLRTVSVTGDISEDDAERAGEIMQALQDEILPAIAAQRQVEYTLSGLAEDEQDFLADAGTGLVLVLLGIYLVLAWVFASWTRPLVVMAVIPFGLVGAVYGHALWDVPLSMFTVVGLLGMTGIIINDSIVLVSQIDEYAPDRGIFQAIIDGAADRLRPVFLTSATTVLGLAPLLYERSSDAQFLKPTVITLVYGLGFGMILVLLVVPALLAAQHDITRRIAAARRGARHRHGRVRALVLGLGALVLGWLGVTMGSLFVQGTLPQALQLSALAGLPEQVAGFVLFTGGVALLLGLVWLVVLAMTLRRARAGA